One window of the Asticcacaulis sp. SL142 genome contains the following:
- a CDS encoding DUF3253 domain-containing protein: MSLSIEDAIFDLLSKATPGESINPNQVAQAVDPEMWRRQLPKVRTTVVGLARQGKIEVLRKGKPADPNTFKGIYRLRLPVEGE, from the coding sequence ATGTCGCTATCCATAGAAGATGCTATTTTCGACCTGCTATCGAAGGCGACGCCGGGGGAAAGTATCAATCCCAACCAGGTGGCTCAGGCTGTAGACCCGGAAATGTGGCGGCGTCAACTCCCGAAAGTGCGCACCACGGTGGTTGGCCTTGCGCGACAGGGCAAGATTGAGGTGTTGCGTAAGGGCAAGCCTGCCGATCCGAATACGTTCAAGGGTATTTACCGGCTGCGGTTGCCGGTTGAGGGGGAATAA
- a CDS encoding PaaI family thioesterase — MADNLSLEPLMIEDGEFKGWFLSPKQDPYVKLIGPFYYQFDDAGHMRVAMRVDERHMNGGGIMHGGSMLSLADTALFAFAVGDLEGSRGVTMQLDSQFLNPGNVGDIVIATGEVVRSGRTTIFARGMLHVGDKPIMAFSGVIRKF; from the coding sequence GTGGCCGATAATTTAAGTCTTGAACCGTTAATGATTGAAGACGGCGAATTCAAGGGCTGGTTCCTGTCGCCTAAACAAGACCCCTATGTCAAGCTAATCGGGCCGTTTTATTATCAGTTCGATGACGCGGGCCACATGCGCGTTGCCATGAGGGTCGATGAGCGTCATATGAATGGCGGCGGCATTATGCACGGCGGGTCTATGCTGTCGCTGGCGGATACGGCACTGTTTGCGTTCGCGGTCGGTGACCTCGAAGGCTCGCGCGGGGTGACCATGCAACTGGATTCGCAGTTTCTAAATCCCGGCAATGTCGGCGATATCGTGATCGCGACCGGCGAAGTGGTTCGCTCAGGCCGCACCACGATATTCGCGCGCGGGATGCTGCATGTCGGCGATAAACCGATCATGGCCTTTTCAGGCGTGATCCGGAAATTCTAG
- a CDS encoding NupC/NupG family nucleoside CNT transporter: protein MTYGFHNIQSLIGIAVMLFVCWVLSENKRKFPFVLTIGAIGVQVGLILLFFGVPQAQVVLDAVNSAVDGLALATRQGTQFVFGYLGGGNQPYQVVNQNGLFVFAFEVLPLILVISALSALLWHWHILKWITQAFGFLFQKAMGLGGASALAVATNIFLGMIESPIVIKAYLSKLSRSEVFMMMVVGLATVAGSTMVAYALILRDVLPNAAGHVLVASILSAPAGVLLSRVIVPEKEGEGGYYAEYDSALKYDSAIDAIVKGTSDGLMVVMNISAILIVFVAFVSLVNVMLSGLPLVGGEAVTLERILGVAFSPLAWLMGVPWEEAQKAGWILGVKLTLTEFVAFLKLGAIPATEMSERTRMLLTYAICGFANIGSVGITVTGLSVLMPERREEVLSLVWKALFAGFVATCLTAAVVGALPSNLFVR from the coding sequence ATGACCTACGGTTTTCACAATATCCAGAGCCTGATCGGTATTGCGGTCATGTTGTTTGTCTGCTGGGTACTGTCCGAGAATAAACGCAAGTTCCCCTTTGTGCTGACCATCGGCGCGATCGGCGTTCAGGTGGGCCTGATCCTGCTGTTTTTCGGGGTGCCGCAGGCGCAGGTCGTTCTGGATGCCGTCAATTCAGCCGTGGATGGTCTGGCTCTCGCCACCCGTCAGGGCACCCAGTTCGTGTTTGGCTATCTGGGCGGCGGCAATCAGCCCTATCAGGTCGTCAATCAGAACGGCCTGTTCGTGTTTGCCTTTGAAGTTTTACCGCTCATTCTGGTGATTTCGGCCCTGTCGGCGCTGCTGTGGCACTGGCATATTCTGAAATGGATCACGCAGGCGTTCGGGTTTTTGTTCCAAAAGGCCATGGGGCTGGGTGGGGCGTCGGCGCTGGCCGTGGCGACCAACATATTCTTAGGCATGATCGAAAGCCCGATCGTCATCAAGGCATACCTTTCCAAGTTATCGCGCTCCGAAGTGTTCATGATGATGGTGGTGGGCCTTGCGACCGTTGCCGGGTCAACCATGGTCGCCTATGCCTTGATCCTGCGCGACGTGCTGCCCAATGCGGCCGGGCATGTGCTGGTGGCGTCGATCCTGTCAGCACCGGCGGGCGTGCTTCTGTCGCGTGTGATAGTGCCTGAAAAAGAGGGCGAGGGCGGCTACTACGCTGAGTACGATAGCGCGTTGAAATACGATTCCGCCATTGATGCCATCGTCAAGGGCACCAGCGATGGCCTGATGGTGGTCATGAACATCTCCGCCATCCTGATCGTGTTTGTGGCGTTTGTCTCGCTGGTCAATGTCATGCTGTCGGGCCTGCCGCTTGTGGGCGGAGAAGCGGTGACATTAGAGCGTATTCTAGGGGTTGCGTTCTCGCCTCTGGCCTGGCTGATGGGCGTGCCATGGGAAGAAGCGCAAAAGGCCGGCTGGATCTTAGGGGTAAAGCTGACCCTGACCGAGTTCGTGGCGTTCCTTAAGCTGGGCGCCATTCCGGCGACCGAGATGAGCGAGCGTACGCGCATGCTGCTGACCTATGCCATCTGTGGCTTTGCCAATATCGGCTCAGTCGGTATCACGGTCACGGGCCTGAGCGTGCTGATGCCCGAACGGCGCGAAGAGGTGTTAAGCCTTGTCTGGAAAGCCCTGTTCGCGGGTTTTGTCGCCACCTGTCTGACGGCGGCTGTGGTGGGCGCTCTGCCGTCAAACCTGTTCGTTAGGTAG
- a CDS encoding OsmC family protein — translation MLRTATAKWSGDGATGQGGLTTQSGVFTDQRYSFKLRFENADGKAGTNPEELIAAAHSGCFTMALAFALGKAGFTADHMATDAEVDLQQADGGFAIAGIKLKLKATIPGISDEQFQEVAAGAKANCPVSKALSAVPITLEATLA, via the coding sequence ATGTTACGCACGGCTACGGCAAAATGGAGCGGCGACGGCGCTACAGGTCAGGGCGGTCTGACGACCCAGAGCGGGGTGTTCACTGATCAGCGCTATTCCTTTAAACTGCGCTTTGAAAACGCCGACGGCAAGGCAGGCACTAACCCCGAAGAACTGATCGCCGCGGCCCATTCCGGCTGCTTTACCATGGCGCTGGCGTTTGCCTTGGGTAAGGCGGGCTTTACGGCTGACCATATGGCGACGGATGCCGAGGTTGACCTCCAACAAGCTGATGGCGGGTTTGCCATTGCGGGCATCAAGCTGAAACTGAAAGCCACCATCCCCGGCATTTCCGATGAGCAGTTTCAGGAAGTCGCCGCCGGTGCCAAGGCCAACTGCCCGGTCTCAAAAGCCTTGTCGGCAGTGCCGATTACCTTAGAGGCCACGCTCGCCTAA
- a CDS encoding amino acid aminotransferase: MTDAATAQRDPFAALKDQPADGLLALIGMYRNDPRTSKIDLGVGVYRNADGQTPVMAAVKAAEQRLLTEQTSKSYLGPEGDPVYVELLKPLAFGEPVAASKRLIGVQTPGGTGALKLIAELLKLTESRVFVGTPTWPNHGPIFKSAGVDVIEHPFFDKATQTVLFDEMMAALTAARSGDAILLHGCCHNPAGAEFTSAQWQILSDFIVARGLLPIIDLAYQGLGNGLEDDAKAMRALLAAVPNALIAYSCDKNFGLYRERVGAIYALAASEALAQRVLGNILVIARTHWSMPPDHGGAIVRTILLDGELTQVWKAELAETQGRLVELRMLLAAAHPRLAPMAAQTGMFSLLPLSPDQVTSLREDNGIYMAGSGRINIAGLTVENISVLATALQPYL; the protein is encoded by the coding sequence ATGACCGATGCCGCCACCGCCCAGCGCGACCCGTTTGCCGCCCTCAAGGATCAGCCCGCCGATGGCCTGCTGGCCCTTATCGGTATGTATCGCAACGATCCGCGCACCTCTAAGATCGATTTGGGAGTCGGTGTTTATCGCAACGCTGACGGGCAAACGCCTGTCATGGCGGCCGTTAAAGCCGCCGAACAACGCCTACTGACGGAACAAACTTCAAAGTCCTATCTGGGGCCAGAAGGCGATCCGGTCTATGTTGAGTTGTTAAAGCCTCTGGCTTTTGGTGAGCCCGTGGCCGCGTCTAAGCGCCTGATCGGGGTACAGACCCCCGGCGGCACCGGCGCGCTCAAACTGATCGCCGAGCTTCTGAAACTGACGGAGTCGCGCGTCTTTGTCGGCACCCCGACCTGGCCTAACCACGGTCCGATTTTTAAGTCTGCGGGCGTTGATGTCATTGAGCATCCGTTCTTTGACAAGGCCACCCAGACCGTCCTGTTCGATGAGATGATGGCGGCCTTGACGGCGGCGCGTTCCGGTGATGCGATTTTGCTGCACGGCTGCTGCCACAATCCGGCGGGGGCAGAGTTCACATCGGCCCAATGGCAGATTTTAAGCGATTTCATCGTTGCGCGCGGCCTGCTGCCGATCATTGATCTGGCCTATCAGGGGCTGGGCAATGGCCTTGAAGATGATGCCAAGGCCATGCGCGCCCTGCTGGCCGCTGTACCTAATGCCCTGATCGCCTATTCGTGCGATAAGAATTTCGGCCTTTACCGCGAACGGGTCGGCGCGATCTATGCGCTGGCGGCGTCTGAGGCTTTGGCCCAGCGCGTGCTCGGCAATATTCTGGTCATTGCCCGCACCCATTGGTCTATGCCGCCCGATCATGGTGGGGCGATTGTGCGCACTATCTTACTGGACGGCGAACTGACGCAAGTGTGGAAGGCCGAACTGGCCGAAACTCAAGGCCGTCTGGTGGAACTGCGTATGCTGCTGGCAGCCGCTCATCCGCGACTGGCGCCGATGGCCGCTCAAACTGGCATGTTCTCACTTCTGCCGCTGTCGCCGGATCAGGTCACATCTTTGCGCGAAGACAACGGCATCTATATGGCTGGTTCCGGTCGTATCAATATTGCAGGCCTAACGGTCGAAAACATCTCGGTACTGGCGACTGCCCTTCAGCCCTATCTCTGA
- the leuA gene encoding 2-isopropylmalate synthase, which translates to MMLKNPADKYRPFDLGVDMSDRTWPSKSITTAPRWLSTDLRDGNQALADPMDVEKKMRFWNKLMEVGLKEVEVGFPSASQIEFDFVRKLIEGGHIPDDVAVQVLVQSREDLIARTFESLKGARQAIVHLYNATSPLFRRVVFGLEKADVIALAIKGATAIMAEAAKQPDTKWMFEYSPETFSATELDFAVEVCERVMDVFGATPENPVILNLPATVEVSMPNLYADQIEYFCRKLSRRDAAIISIHPHNDRGTGIAAAELSLLAGADRIEGCLFGNGERTGNVDLVTLALNLYTQGITPNLDFSDMRSVVRTVEYCNALPVHPRHPYAGELVFTAFSGSHQDAIRKGFAAHEERNDGIWEMPYLPIDPADLGESYEAVIRVNSQSGKGGIAWILEQDKGLKLPRRFQVDFSRKVQEIADATGKEMHAEDIWHAFEGAYHLNGEQKYELLEYADSGILRTGGERLFAGRIRHDGVEVPVNGRGNGLISSAVNALNDSYGLGLEVVDFHEHALYKGTDAKAVAYVECKTPDDRKVFGVGIDSDTATASVKAILSAANAL; encoded by the coding sequence ATGATGTTAAAAAATCCTGCCGATAAATACCGCCCGTTTGACCTGGGCGTCGATATGTCCGACCGGACATGGCCGTCAAAATCCATCACGACCGCTCCGCGCTGGCTGTCAACCGATCTGCGCGACGGCAATCAGGCGCTGGCCGATCCGATGGACGTCGAAAAAAAGATGCGCTTCTGGAACAAGCTGATGGAAGTCGGCCTGAAAGAAGTCGAGGTCGGCTTTCCGTCGGCGTCGCAGATCGAGTTCGATTTTGTGCGTAAACTGATCGAAGGCGGCCATATCCCTGATGATGTCGCCGTTCAGGTGCTGGTGCAATCGCGCGAAGACCTGATTGCGCGCACCTTTGAGTCGCTGAAAGGCGCCAGGCAGGCGATCGTTCACCTCTATAACGCCACCTCGCCCTTGTTCCGCAGGGTCGTGTTCGGTCTGGAAAAGGCCGATGTGATCGCTTTGGCCATCAAGGGTGCCACCGCCATTATGGCCGAGGCCGCCAAGCAACCCGACACCAAGTGGATGTTCGAATATTCGCCGGAGACGTTTTCGGCAACGGAACTCGATTTCGCGGTTGAGGTCTGTGAGCGCGTCATGGACGTGTTTGGGGCGACACCGGAAAATCCGGTTATCCTGAACTTGCCGGCGACGGTTGAGGTCTCCATGCCCAACCTCTATGCCGATCAGATCGAGTATTTCTGCCGTAAGCTGTCGCGCCGGGATGCCGCGATCATTTCGATCCATCCGCACAATGACCGCGGCACCGGCATTGCGGCGGCTGAACTGTCGCTGCTGGCGGGGGCTGACCGGATCGAAGGCTGTCTGTTCGGTAATGGCGAGCGTACCGGCAATGTCGATCTGGTGACCTTGGCGCTCAATCTTTATACGCAGGGCATCACCCCAAACCTTGATTTCTCTGACATGCGCTCAGTCGTACGCACGGTCGAATACTGCAACGCCCTGCCCGTCCATCCGCGCCACCCCTACGCCGGTGAACTGGTGTTCACTGCCTTTTCGGGCTCTCATCAGGACGCCATCCGCAAAGGCTTTGCCGCCCATGAAGAGCGCAATGACGGCATTTGGGAAATGCCCTATCTGCCGATTGATCCGGCCGATCTAGGCGAAAGCTATGAAGCCGTCATCCGTGTCAACTCCCAGTCAGGCAAGGGCGGCATCGCCTGGATACTGGAGCAGGATAAGGGCTTGAAACTGCCGCGCCGGTTTCAGGTCGATTTTTCGCGCAAGGTTCAGGAAATCGCCGACGCAACGGGTAAGGAAATGCACGCCGAAGACATCTGGCATGCATTTGAAGGTGCCTATCACCTGAACGGTGAGCAAAAATATGAACTGCTAGAATACGCTGATTCCGGTATTTTGCGCACCGGTGGCGAGCGTTTGTTTGCCGGTCGCATCCGCCATGACGGGGTCGAAGTGCCCGTCAATGGTCGCGGCAATGGTTTGATTTCGTCGGCGGTCAATGCGCTTAACGACAGCTATGGCTTAGGGTTGGAAGTCGTCGATTTCCACGAACACGCGCTTTACAAAGGCACGGACGCTAAGGCCGTCGCCTATGTCGAATGCAAAACCCCCGATGACCGGAAGGTGTTCGGCGTGGGCATTGATTCCGATACGGCTACCGCGTCGGTCAAGGCGATACTATCAGCTGCAAACGCATTGTAA
- the ung gene encoding uracil-DNA glycosylase, with the protein MADIALDEQWKSALEGEFSASYMQALKTFLTAEKSAGKRIFPKGSEYFAALNLTPLDSVKVVILGQDPYHGEGQAHGLSFSVRPGVKTPPSLANIYKELQADLGIPPARHGFLEHWAKQGVLLLNAVLTVEMAQAASHQGKGWERFTDAVIRAVNDLPHPVVFILWGAYAQKKAAFVNADKHLVIKSAHPSPLSAHNGFLGSKPFSKTNEFLKSKSQKPIDWQLP; encoded by the coding sequence GTGGCCGATATCGCCCTTGATGAGCAATGGAAATCTGCCCTCGAAGGGGAGTTTTCAGCATCCTATATGCAGGCGCTGAAAACCTTTCTGACGGCGGAGAAGTCGGCGGGTAAACGCATATTCCCCAAGGGTTCGGAATATTTCGCAGCCCTTAACCTGACGCCGCTCGACAGCGTCAAAGTGGTGATTTTGGGACAAGACCCCTATCACGGCGAAGGTCAGGCGCATGGTCTGTCGTTTTCGGTGCGTCCGGGTGTGAAAACGCCGCCGTCACTGGCCAATATCTATAAGGAATTACAGGCCGATCTCGGCATCCCGCCCGCCCGTCATGGCTTTCTGGAGCACTGGGCCAAGCAGGGCGTGCTGCTGCTGAATGCGGTGCTGACGGTCGAGATGGCGCAGGCGGCCTCCCATCAGGGTAAGGGCTGGGAGCGCTTTACAGATGCCGTCATTCGCGCGGTTAATGATCTGCCGCATCCGGTGGTGTTCATTCTGTGGGGGGCATATGCGCAGAAAAAAGCGGCGTTTGTGAACGCCGATAAGCATCTGGTGATCAAATCGGCCCACCCTTCGCCGCTATCGGCCCATAACGGATTTCTGGGATCTAAGCCGTTTTCAAAAACGAATGAATTTCTTAAGTCAAAAAGCCAAAAACCTATCGACTGGCAATTGCCTTAA
- a CDS encoding NAD(P)-dependent alcohol dehydrogenase has protein sequence MSTAKGYAALAPKAPLQAFSFERREPNDDDVVIDIQFCGVCHSDIHQVRDEWFPGIYPQVPGHEIVGVVTKVGAKVSKFKEGDRVGVGCFVDSCRHCQRDVDAEQYLPGLTQTYNDRDADGQPTYGGYSDHIVVKEGYVLSVPDNLPLDGAAPLLCAGITLWSPLKHWNAGPGKKVAIIGLGGLGHMGVKLAHALGAEVTVLSQSMAKKDDALRLGADHYYPTNDPKTFEALAGSFDLIINTVSAPIDWNAYLGLVKVDGTMVLVGVPDNPVPVSAFALIAGRKSLAGSMIGSIKETQEMLDFCGEHNIVSDIEVIDIKDINAAYERVIKSDVRYRFVIDMATLKG, from the coding sequence ATGAGCACCGCCAAAGGCTATGCCGCCCTTGCGCCTAAAGCCCCATTGCAAGCATTTTCGTTCGAGCGCCGCGAACCGAATGATGACGATGTGGTCATCGATATCCAGTTCTGCGGCGTTTGCCATTCCGATATCCACCAGGTCCGCGACGAATGGTTCCCCGGCATCTACCCGCAGGTGCCCGGTCATGAAATCGTCGGTGTTGTCACCAAGGTCGGTGCCAAAGTCAGTAAATTCAAAGAAGGCGACCGGGTTGGTGTTGGCTGTTTTGTCGATTCCTGCCGCCACTGCCAGCGCGATGTGGATGCTGAGCAATATCTGCCCGGCCTGACCCAGACCTATAACGACCGTGACGCCGACGGCCAGCCGACCTACGGCGGCTATTCCGACCACATTGTCGTCAAGGAAGGCTATGTCCTGTCGGTGCCGGACAATCTGCCGCTCGATGGGGCCGCGCCTCTGTTGTGCGCAGGTATCACCCTGTGGTCGCCACTCAAGCACTGGAACGCCGGGCCGGGCAAGAAGGTCGCCATTATCGGCTTGGGCGGTCTTGGCCATATGGGCGTGAAACTGGCCCATGCGCTGGGGGCAGAGGTTACCGTGCTTAGCCAATCTATGGCCAAGAAGGACGATGCCCTGCGTCTGGGGGCTGATCATTATTATCCGACCAATGATCCGAAAACCTTTGAGGCTCTGGCCGGGTCGTTCGACCTAATCATCAACACGGTGTCGGCCCCGATCGACTGGAACGCTTATCTTGGTCTCGTCAAGGTCGACGGCACCATGGTGCTTGTGGGGGTGCCGGATAACCCCGTACCGGTCAGCGCTTTCGCTCTAATCGCCGGTCGTAAGTCACTGGCCGGTTCGATGATCGGCTCGATCAAGGAAACTCAGGAAATGCTCGATTTCTGTGGTGAGCACAACATCGTCTCAGATATCGAAGTTATCGACATCAAAGACATCAATGCCGCCTATGAACGGGTGATCAAATCCGATGTTCGCTATCGCTTTGTCATCGATATGGCGACGTTGAAAGGTTAA
- a CDS encoding RluA family pseudouridine synthase, protein MSLPLIIYSDDYLIVVDKPAGLLSVPGRGEANQDCVAVRVQAAFPDALIVHRLDMATSGLMVMARGKAAHRSLSMAFEARQVDKHYVAVVAGQVAADEGAVDLPLITDWPNRPRQRVDHDIGKPSLTRYRVLERLSDRTRVELEPVTGRSHQLRVHMMAIGHPIVGDEFYASDEVRRLSPRMLLHAQSLRLPHPQTQQPVDYVSEVKF, encoded by the coding sequence ATGTCCTTACCGCTGATTATATATAGCGATGATTATCTAATTGTCGTCGACAAACCCGCAGGCCTGCTCAGTGTGCCGGGACGGGGTGAGGCCAATCAGGACTGTGTGGCGGTGCGCGTGCAGGCGGCGTTTCCTGATGCGCTGATCGTACACCGGCTCGATATGGCGACCTCCGGCCTTATGGTGATGGCGCGCGGCAAAGCGGCCCACCGCAGCCTGTCGATGGCCTTTGAGGCGCGCCAGGTTGATAAACACTATGTGGCGGTGGTGGCCGGACAGGTGGCGGCCGATGAGGGCGCGGTTGATCTGCCGCTGATCACCGACTGGCCTAACCGCCCGCGCCAGAGGGTTGACCATGATATCGGTAAGCCCAGCCTGACGCGCTACCGCGTGCTTGAGCGCCTTAGCGACCGGACGCGGGTGGAGTTGGAGCCGGTCACCGGCAGGTCACATCAGTTGCGGGTGCATATGATGGCGATTGGTCATCCCATTGTCGGTGATGAGTTTTATGCTTCCGATGAGGTGCGTAGGCTTAGCCCGCGTATGCTGCTGCACGCGCAATCCCTGCGCCTGCCGCACCCGCAGACGCAACAGCCTGTGGATTATGTCTCTGAGGTCAAGTTTTAG
- a CDS encoding anti-phage deoxyguanosine triphosphatase → MNDVWEARQKPERKADDDARSPFDVDYARIIHSASFRRLQGKTQILNLGDSDFYRTRLTHSLEVAQIAGGLVRQFQTFAKDHPACPHLPPISLVQTLGFAHDLGHPPFGHGGETALNYCMRNDGGFEGNGQTLRILTKLENFSKANGANLTRRSLLGVLKYPVAYSAARSPEIVPTIQDGPSAIRIIDRHASEPPKSYLDCETQVVEWALSPLSIADRNRFQAIDKKDGKHARTRHKSLDCSIMDIADDIAYGVHDFEDAIALGLIREGDFRRAVLEPDCAVFLNYLNEKYPDKCGNDVYEHFVRSLFSDSNTRKMFINILVRFLMANVRLEDNGLFDEPLLRYRAGMTGAHHHFLKALKDIVFDKVIKSPQVQHLEFKGQNMVVAVFETFESDPKAFLPTDAYEKFAASGGDKRIICDHISGMTDGHLMKTYERLFSPRMGSVFDKL, encoded by the coding sequence ATGAACGATGTATGGGAAGCGCGGCAGAAACCGGAACGTAAAGCCGACGATGACGCCCGTTCGCCCTTTGATGTCGATTATGCCCGCATCATCCATTCGGCGTCGTTCCGCCGGTTGCAGGGCAAGACCCAGATCCTGAACCTGGGCGACAGTGATTTTTACCGCACCCGCCTGACCCATTCGCTGGAGGTGGCGCAAATCGCCGGCGGGCTGGTGCGGCAGTTTCAGACCTTCGCCAAAGACCACCCCGCCTGCCCGCATCTACCGCCGATCAGTCTGGTGCAGACCTTGGGCTTTGCTCATGACCTCGGCCACCCGCCATTCGGGCATGGTGGGGAAACCGCGCTGAATTATTGTATGCGCAACGACGGCGGCTTTGAAGGCAATGGCCAGACTTTGCGCATCCTGACCAAACTGGAGAATTTCTCCAAAGCCAATGGCGCCAATCTGACGCGGCGGTCTCTGTTGGGCGTTTTAAAATATCCGGTGGCCTATAGTGCCGCCCGCAGCCCTGAAATTGTCCCGACGATTCAGGACGGCCCATCAGCCATCCGCATTATTGATCGCCATGCGTCTGAGCCGCCAAAATCCTATTTAGATTGCGAAACACAAGTCGTTGAATGGGCGCTGTCGCCGCTATCAATTGCCGATCGCAATCGATTTCAAGCCATTGATAAAAAAGACGGAAAGCACGCCAGAACGCGCCACAAATCGCTCGATTGTTCGATCATGGATATTGCCGACGACATCGCCTACGGCGTCCATGATTTCGAAGATGCTATCGCTTTGGGACTAATCCGGGAGGGCGATTTCAGGCGCGCGGTGTTAGAGCCCGACTGCGCGGTCTTCCTGAATTACCTTAACGAAAAATACCCGGATAAGTGCGGTAACGATGTCTATGAGCACTTTGTCCGTAGCTTATTTTCGGATTCCAACACCCGCAAGATGTTCATCAATATTCTGGTGCGGTTCCTTATGGCCAATGTCCGCTTAGAAGATAACGGCCTGTTTGACGAACCGCTGTTGCGTTACCGTGCGGGCATGACCGGGGCGCACCATCATTTCCTTAAGGCCCTGAAGGATATTGTGTTCGATAAGGTCATCAAAAGCCCGCAGGTTCAGCACCTTGAGTTCAAGGGCCAGAACATGGTCGTGGCCGTGTTTGAAACTTTCGAGAGTGATCCAAAAGCCTTTTTACCCACTGATGCTTATGAGAAATTTGCGGCATCAGGGGGTGACAAACGCATCATATGCGACCACATTTCAGGCATGACCGATGGCCACCTCATGAAGACCTATGAGCGCCTGTTCAGCCCGCGCATGGGGTCGGTATTTGATAAATTGTAA
- a CDS encoding glutathione peroxidase: protein MTDIANIPLTTIEGAPATLSDYAGKVVLLVNVASKCGLTPQYEGLEALYRARKDDGLVVLGFPANNFMGQEPGSEDEIANFCSLSYDVTFPMFAKLSVKGADQHPLYAALTAAAPVTTGDEIMKAKLQSYGLASPAPGEVLWNFEKFLIGRDGQVKGRFSPDVTTDDKRLQTAINAELTA, encoded by the coding sequence ATGACCGACATTGCCAATATTCCGCTCACCACCATTGAGGGTGCGCCTGCCACGCTTAGCGACTATGCGGGTAAGGTTGTCCTGCTGGTCAATGTCGCGTCTAAATGCGGCCTGACCCCGCAATATGAGGGGCTGGAGGCGCTGTACCGTGCCCGCAAGGATGATGGGCTGGTCGTGCTGGGCTTTCCCGCCAACAACTTCATGGGCCAGGAACCCGGCAGTGAGGATGAGATCGCCAATTTCTGTTCGCTGAGCTATGACGTCACCTTTCCGATGTTTGCCAAACTGAGCGTCAAGGGTGCGGATCAGCATCCACTGTATGCCGCTTTGACCGCAGCCGCCCCCGTAACCACCGGCGATGAGATCATGAAGGCCAAGCTGCAATCCTATGGTCTGGCCTCGCCTGCGCCCGGCGAAGTGTTGTGGAATTTCGAGAAGTTCCTGATCGGCCGCGATGGTCAGGTCAAGGGCCGCTTTTCGCCGGACGTCACCACCGATGACAAACGGTTGCAAACCGCCATTAATGCGGAGTTGACGGCCTGA
- a CDS encoding MOSC domain-containing protein: MALNPASPLAQLMLSPVRAGRVEWIGIRPARRAAMLTPDRIELNSQDGIVGDRYMSKTTGNRHVTLIQSEHLMAIACFLGRDQVTPEDLRRNIVVSGLNLLALKDREFRLGSATLKMTGDCHPCSRMEETFGPGGYNAVRGHGGITARVIMAGTVAIGETVVPMSAPINNMTPQDHNAV; this comes from the coding sequence ATGGCGCTTAATCCGGCATCCCCTCTGGCGCAACTGATGCTGTCCCCGGTGCGAGCTGGCCGTGTCGAATGGATTGGCATCCGTCCGGCCCGCCGCGCGGCTATGCTGACACCTGACAGGATCGAATTAAACTCACAGGACGGCATTGTCGGTGATCGCTACATGAGTAAAACCACCGGCAACCGCCATGTGACCCTGATCCAGAGCGAGCATCTGATGGCCATCGCCTGCTTTCTGGGCCGCGATCAGGTCACGCCCGAAGACCTGCGCCGTAATATTGTCGTGTCGGGCCTGAACCTGCTGGCGCTCAAGGATCGTGAATTCCGGCTGGGAAGCGCCACCCTCAAAATGACCGGCGACTGCCATCCCTGCTCGCGCATGGAAGAGACCTTTGGGCCCGGCGGCTATAACGCGGTGCGCGGCCACGGCGGCATTACGGCACGGGTGATCATGGCAGGCACGGTAGCGATTGGCGAGACCGTTGTTCCGATGTCAGCACCAATAAACAATATGACGCCTCAAGATCACAATGCCGTTTAA